Proteins encoded within one genomic window of Ranitomeya variabilis isolate aRanVar5 chromosome 4, aRanVar5.hap1, whole genome shotgun sequence:
- the LOC143769922 gene encoding ATP-dependent translocase ABCB1-like: MKEDMSIPKKDKYIMDGFPDRSYDNPAFQEDEKPESNGIIKKRDKKKKGKTKDSKAMVGFFELFCYADIWDKLLMVLGLVCALAAGTGLPIMIIVFGQMTDAFVQSGVQTNVTQQNTTAGECNQKYMGTIDIEAEMTKYSYYYVGIGCAVFVLSFFEVWTFLLSAARQTHRIRQRFFKAVLHQDMSWFDSNQIGTLNTRLTEDINTIHEGYGDKVSIFAQYFSTFIAGIIIGFVNGWKLTLVILSVSPLLGISAAVWSKLLASFTTKELSAYAKAGAVAEEILTAIRTVVAFNGQEKALKQYNVNLLDAKKVGMKKTITTNVSMGISQFLIFGAYALAFWYGTKLTVDEPHTYSIGKVLIVFFSVLIGTFSLGQAAPNLESVSNARGAAYEVYRVINKERPIDSSSHEGHKPDKLIGHIEFRNIHFCYPSRPDIQILKGLTLKVEAGKTIALVGSSGCGKSTTIQLLQRFYDPLAGQVTVDGHDVRSLNVKWLRENIGVVSQEPVLFGTTIRENIRYGRENVTEDEIIQATKEANAFDFISKLPDGLDTMVGERGAQLSGGQKQRIAISRALVRNPKILLLDEATSALDTQSEAIVQNALDKARAGRTTIVIAHRLSTIRTADVIAGFHNGVVVEQGSHDELMDKKGVYYTLVMLQNYDDVEESEESDSEGVDEEEDEGEMFDYDDKHEYVAIDVDLQNPDALDTINRKELHRHSSRRQSRRSTRRKSKKSARKQTKETKEVQEELPEFSFNKILALNKPEWFYIVMGVIAAAICGGIYPTFAVIFGKVIGAFSISDEEEKRQRTILLSLMFLVLGVISLIVYIIMGFAFGISGENLTMRLRSLSFKALLRQEIGFFDDHANAVGVLLTRLATDASQVKGATGSRIGLITMTVCTLLAAIIIAFVHGWQLTLLILACIPFLIGANFIRMKSMAGHASKDQKALEEAGRISTEAVENIRTVVSLTREQAFYDLYNESLSGPYRDSLAKAPLYGVTYAVSQSINYFVNAAVFRFGAWLIAHCYTQFENVFIVFSAIIFAAMNVGQSTSLAPDFGKARVSGQRIMQLLERKPAIDSYCEDGEKPNGFEGNLEFQDIKFVYPTRPKVQVLQGLNIKVSKGQTLALVGSSGCGKSTSVQLLERFYDPVTGTVFADGKDTKKLNLKWLRSQMGIVSQEPMLFDCSIEENIQYGDLNRQVTHEEIVEAAKAANIHTFIDNLPDKYMTRVGDKGAQLSGGQKQRIAIARALIRKPKVLLLDEATSALDTESEKIVQKALDDARQGRTCVVIAHRLTTVQNADIIAVIQNGRVIEQGTHPQLLAKQGAYHALVNSQVTN; this comes from the exons ATGAAAGAAGACATGAGTATACCCAAAAAAGACAAGTACATCATGG ATGGCTTTCCTGATAGGAGTTATGACAACCCTGCCTTTCAAGAAGATGAAAAGCCAGAAAGCAATGGGATAATAAAGAAGAGAGACAA AAAGAAAAAGGGGAAAACCAAGGATTCTAAAGCGATGGTGGGCTTTTTTGAGCTG TTTTGCTATGCAGATATTTGGGATAAATTACTGATGGTTCTTGGCCTAGTATGTGCTCTGGCTGCTGGAACTGGACTCCCAATCATGATCATAGTCTTTGGACAGATGACTGATGCTTTTGTCCAGAGCGGTGTTCAGACAAATG tTACGCAGCAAAACACTACAGCAGGAGAATGTAATCAGAAGTATATGGGAACGATTGACATAGAAGCAGAAATGACAAA ATATTCTTACTATTATGTCGGGATCGGTTGTGCTGTCTTTGTATTAAGTTTTTTTGAAGTCTGGACCTTTTTGTTATCGGCTGCAAGGCAGACTCATAGGATCCGGCAAAGGTTTTTCAAAGCTGTGCTCCATCAGGATATGTCTTGGTTTGACTCAAACCAAATTGGGACATTGAACACCAGACTGACAGA GGATATTAATACCATTCATGAAGGATATGGGGACAAAGTTTCTATATTTGCCCAGTACTTTTCTACCTTTATAGCTGGCATAATCATTGGATTTGTGAATGGCTGGAAACTAACCTTAGTTATCCTGTCTGTGAGTCCACTTCTTGGTATTTCGGCTGCAGTCTGGTCTAAA TTACTCGCTTCCTTCACCACAAAAGAATTATCTGCTTATGCTAAAGCAGGAGCCGTAGCAGAGGAAATCCTTACAGCAATACGGACAGTTGTTGCATTTAATGGCCAAGAAAAGGCCCTTAAACA GTATAATGTAAACTTATTAGATGCTAAAAAAGTTGGTATGAAAAAGACAATTACAACTAATGTGTCCATGGGAATCTCTCAGTTTCTCATCTTTGGAGCTTATGCTTTAGCTTTCTGGTACGGCACCAAACTCACAGTTGATGAACCTCATACATATTCCATTGGCAAAGTTTTAATT gtgtttttctcaGTACTCATTGGAACATTTTCCCTTGGTCAAGCAGCTCCTAACCTGGAGAGCGTTTCGAATGCCCGTGGAGCTGCCTATGAAGTATACAGGGTCATCAATAAG GAACGGCCAATTGACAGTAGCTCTCATGAAGGACACAAACCAGATAAACTTATAGGACATATTGAGTTCAGAAATATCCATTTCTGTTATCCTAGTAGACCTGATATACAA ATTTTAAAGGGTCTCACTCTTAAAGTTGAAGCTGGAAAGACTATTGCCCTTGTGGGGTCCAGTGGTTGTGGAAAAAGTACCACAATTCAACTGCTGCAAAGATTTTATGATCCTCTTGCAGGGCAG GTTACAGTTGATGGACATGATGTGCGGTCACTCAATGTCAAGTGGCTAAGAGAAAATATTGGAGTTGTCAGCCAAGAGCCAGTTTTGTTTGGAACAACAATCAGGGAAAATATTCGTTATGGAAGAGAGAATGTTACTGAAGACGAGATCATTCAAGCAACCAAAGAAGCCAATGCCTTTGATTTCATATCTAAGCTCCCAGAT ggTTTAGACACCATGGTAGGTGAAAGAGGAGCTCAACTTAGTGGAGGACAAAAGCAGAGAATAGCAATTTCTCGGGCCCTAGTCCGTAACCCTAAAATTCTGCTGCTTGATGAAGCAACATCAGCTTTGGACACTCAAAGCGAAGCTATTGTGCAGAACGCTTTGGATAAG GCAAGAGCTGGCCGAACCACAATTGTGATTGCTCACCGACTGTCTACTATTCGTACAGCAGATGTCATCGCTGGATTTCACAATGGTGTTGTGGTGGAACAGGGCTCACATGATGAGCTCATGGATAAGAAGGGGGTGTACTATACTCTTGTAATGTTGCAG AATTATGATGACGTCGAAGAAAGTGAAGAGAGTGATTCTGAGGGAGTagacgaagaggaggatgaagGAGAAATGTTTGATTATGATGATAAACATGAATATGTAGCGATTGATGTAGACTTGCAAAATCCTGATGCCTTGGACACCATAAACCGAAAGGAGCTGCATAGGCATTCCAGCAGGAGACAGAGTAGAAGATCTACAAGAAGAAAATCAAAGAAATCTGCCAGAAAACAAACAAAGGAAACAAAGGAG GTTCAAGAAGAGCTTCCCGAATTCTCCTTTAACAAAATACTGGCACTCAACAAACCAGAATGGTTCTACATAGTCATGGGTGTTATTGCTGCAGCCATTTGTGGAGGCATTTACCCAACATTTGCTGTAATTTTTGGAAAAGTTATTGGG GCATTCAGTATCAGTGATGAGGAAGAAAAAAGGCAGCGGACAATTCTACTTTCTCTAATGTTTCTTGTGCTTGGAGTGATCAGTCTGATCGTGTACATTATCATG GGTTTTGCTTTTGGTATATCTGGAGAAAATTTAACAATGAGATTAAGATCATTATCCTTTAAGGCATTGCTCCGACAG GAAATTGGATTCTTTGATGATCATGCAAATGCCGTTGGAGTTTTGCTTACCCGACTTGCAACAGACGCATCTCAAGTGAAAGGC GCCACTGGTAGTCGAATTGGACTGATCACCATGACGGTGTGCACTTTACTGGCAGCAATCATAATTGCATTTGTTCACGGCTGGCAGCTAACGCTGCTTATTTTGGCTTGTATTCCCTTTTTGATTGGTGCAAATTTTATTAGAATGAAATCAATGGCTGGCCATGCATCAAAGGATCAAAAGGCTTTAGAAGAAGCTGGAAGA ATTTCCACTGAGGCAGTTGAAAATATAAGAACTGTTGTTTCCCTGACAAGAGAACAGGCATTTTATGATCTCTATAATGAAAGTTTAAGCGGTCCTTACAG GGACTCATTGGCTAAAGCTCCTCTTTATGGCGTCACTTATGCAGTTTCCCAGTCAATAAACTACTTTGTGAATGCCGCTGTGTTTCGTTTTGGAGCCTGGCTGATTGCACACTGCTACACACAATTTGAAAATGTGTTCAT tGTATTCTCTGCAATTATTTTTGCCGCTATGAATGTTGGACAGTCCACATCTCTTGCTCCTGACTTTGGAAAAGCAAGGGTATCAGGCCAGCGCATCATGCAACTCCTGGAAAGGAAACCAGCAATTGATAGTTATTGTGAAGATGGTGAAAAACCG AATGGATTTGAAGGAAACCTTGAATTCCAAGATATCAAATTTGTATATCCAACAAGACCAAAAGTGCAAGTTCTTCAGGGACTTAATATAAAAGTTTCCAAAGGGCAAACGCTCGCCCTTGTTGGCAGCAGTGGGTGTGGAAAAAGTACCTCTGTTCAGTTATTGGAGAGGTTTTATGATCCAGTGACAGGCACAGTG TTTGCAGATGGAAAAGACACAAAGAAGCTGAATCTGAAATGGTTGAGGTCTCAAATGGGAATTGTATCTCAGGAGCCCATGTTGTTTGACTGCAGCATAGAAGAAAACATTCAGTATGGAGATCTTAACAGACAAGTGACTCATGAAGAAATTGTTGAAGCTGCAAAAGCTGCAAATATTCACACGTTCATAGACAACCTCCCTGAT AAATATATGACGCGGGTGGGCGATAAAGGAGCTCAGCTTTCCGGAGGACAAAAACAGAGAATTGCCATTGCTCGGGCATTAATTAGAAAACCTAAAGTTTTACTACTGGATGAAGCAACATCTGCGCTTGACACAGAAAGTGAAAAG ATTGTCCAGAAAGCTTTGGATGATGCCAGACAAGGAAGGACATGTGTAGTGATTGCTCACAGGCTCACCACAGTACAAAATGCTGATATTATAGCGGTAATTCAGAACGGACGGGTGATTGAACAAGGAACTCATCCACAGCTGTTGGCCAAACAAGGCGCCTATCATGCTCTAGTAAATTCTCAAGTCACTAACTAG